ACTTTGCACCTCAGCGAACAACAAAAACCAAAGAACCATACAGTCCATAGACGCACTTGCACACTTGAAGAAATAGTTAACCATGGCATGGAACTCATCAGTTATCCTCTTGTCAAACCTTTAGGAAATGCAAGCATGTTAGTCTAGGAAGAAATGTAGCTTACGCCAGGTAAACCTGCTGATTTTTTGGGAAATAGTTAACCATGGCATGGAACTCATCCCCACGAACAGAGAGCATTCCCCAACATCTCCCACCAGCAACCACAACATCTTCTTCCCCATCTCTATGTCTCTCACGCTCAACAAGCCACGCTAAGAACTGGTGGCACCGACCACCAGTCGGCCCTCCCTCTCTGGCAAAAATCACGGCGAGCAGCGGCCCAATCCTACCTTCTTCATTGATCGACAGTTGAAAAGGGAGAGGGAGAAGTGTGCATATCACAGGAAGATTACCACACGACGACTGGAGACCAGTGGGCACGTGACCGAGGCGCAGCTGGAGCCTGGAGGAGAGCTGAAGAAGCCGTGTCCAAGAGGACCGAAGAAAATGACGCCTGTTGAGTAGAAAGGGACGACGACGTCGATGTTGCAGACGACGACGTTGCGGTTGGCAGGCGACCGCCAGGAGCAGTAGGGACAGTGGTGTGGCGACCATAATATGGGGAAGATGACGGCGCAACGAAGTAGCCGAAGAGTTCCTTGGACATGAGCGGGTGCTGGTGGGAGCACGGTGGGCACGGTGGATATGAGCATCGTGGGCAAGATCCACAATTTTTCTATTGCAGTACCGTCGACTTCAAGGGTGTAGGAGTCGAATCGGAGACAGCGACGGCAGGAGCAGGCTCGTCATGACGGCGCTTGAAGAGCCCAACGTCGCGGTCAAGGCAGCAGAGGGCGAGGAGGCCATCCTCGCGGTGGCGGCGCGAGGGGCTGAAGTCGACACACTGCTTGTAGGCGCCGCGCCTCATCGGACTGCCTGCGTGGGACGTGCAGCATGCCGGAGATGCGAGGTGGAGCTACGACGGGTGGCGTGTGGCCGACGTCCAGCTTGACGAAGACGACGCGGTCGAGCTttgggcgcgcggcggcgcgaggACGCGCATCACAGGGAGGTGGTGGCCCTGTAGGTCAAGGGCGAGGGCCTTGAAGATGAGCAGGGCGATGTTGCGAGGGTCGAGGGCGATAACGCGGTCGCGCCGGGATGGGCGGGTGTGGCGTTGCGACGCGAGAATCGCGCTGGGATGGGCGGGTGTGGCGGGTGACGCTTGACGCGGATGGGGGCGAGGGCGCGCTAGTTTAGGGACGGGCCGACGTGGTCGCGGGGGTGGGGGCATTGAGTGTGGACGCTGACACTACTGTCTTAATAGAATAGTATAGATGTATGTTTATGAACTGAGAGTATGTTTATAATTTTATACGAAGTTGTACTCTACCTCGTCATATAAATAGAGGTACACTGTAATATACAGGGACACTTTTCCTTCTAAAGGAAACCTGGTTGCTAGTCTCCAAAGTTGCGACTCTCTTACCTTAATCGAGAAAGAATAATAAAGGGATCATAACATTTAAGATTTTCCTTGAACATTTGTATATTATGTCTCAAAGGTTATTAATTAAGGTATCATTCCTCCTTCAATCTATCTTAAATAGATTGAAGAAATAAAGGTCTGTCATCTTTAAATGTGTTTCCCTATTTTAGTCTCATTTAAGAATCAAAGCAGGTCACCAACACACGCTAACAAACACATACTCTATATCGTTATTCGCAGATACACATTTCACTCCGGTGGTCGACAAGTTACACAAATTTAGTCTCGGAAATGGCCGATCAGTGACAGTTTTCATCTTGTCAACACATATATTCCCTGCGTCACAGACCACAAGCCCAAGTCCCAACTCCCAAGGGAAAAAACTGCCCACAAGAattcaacaaatcactctctccgaTGAGATCCTCGTGTACAAGATCATCATATCTACTGCACGACACAATGCATTTTGTACCGGACACTTTATTCTATTCTAAATTTCtagctgaattatctccatcACCATTGATGGTTTCAGGCGCTAAGAACCACACAGTTGAGCAGACTCTCACTCCCCAGGAACAGGCACACCGGTCAAGTGACCTGAACTTGGTTCCGCAGGAAGGGCCTTCAGTCCTTTGGTTGAAGAAGACTGATGTGGTGCCGCAGCCTCTGCATCCCGAGCCGAATGCCATGGAGCAGCCTGTGGCGAAACAAAAGCACTGGTATGTACAAAAGAATCCGTCATGTTACACTTGCTATCCATCCTACAGCGCGTACATCTTCGTCTTGTACTCGCTGTTAAGTATCTCCTTGTCCGAGTCGACTGATCGGGACCACGAGCCGCGGGACTGGCTCGCGGAGGCCCTCCTGATCTTCCTGGTGTTCTTCTCCTCCAACCTGTGCGCGACGATGCAGTAGCACATGGAGCCGAGGGTGGTGAGCATGATCGCGGCGCCGATGCCCATGGTGCACCAGGCCAGCCACCAGTCGTCGTGCCCCACCACCACGTAGGTCAGCGCGATGAAGGCCACCGAGATGAAGAGGCACACCAGCCACATGAGCTTGTTCATCACGAACACCATCCGCTTCTTCGCCCTCCGCTCCACCATGATCAGCGAGGTCTGCACCACGACCACCGCGAGCGAGATGAAGAGGGCCAGCGCGTGGACATCCAGCGGCGGTAGTGTGCAATCAGGGTCAGGGCAAGTGCGTGGGCGACACGCTCCATGCCATCTAGGGGAGCTCTCGCGGCGGGGGCATCGCACGATGTGGGGCGGACGAGGGCGGGGGCACGGGGTTCGAGAGTGGGATTTGGAGATCTCGACGGAGGGTGTCTAGGGTTCACGAGCGGGATTCGGAGGGCAGATAGGAGGGAAACCGAGGGAGGATGACGGAGCGGGGTGGGGTGGGGGGAGGGAGGATGACACCGCACGTTGGGGTGGGGCGCGGGAGGCGGCCATTGCAGAGGTGGGCGGTGGGATTTTGGTAGTCGAGCGGAGCGCGCGGGATGAGGACGGGCGGGGTGGGGGCGGGGGCAGGGTGTGGACGCTGACACTAgactcttaatagagtagtatagactaGCTTAGCCGTACCATACTTCGCTACGGTTTTTATATATCATCTAAATAATTATTTAGatatttatttaattatttttattatttatttctaaacactaaaacCTCCTTTGGTAACCAGGGCCAGAGAACCCTATAGGAGCCATCATCTGAGAGAGGAAAGTCTTGCCATGCAGATTTTCTGGATGGGATTGTCCCGTGAGGTTGCCCTGCCCGGTGGCCCTTTGGAGCCACTGCCATGGATTAGCAGCCTCGCTGCTCTTTAGAGACACGAATCAGATACGATCGGGTGCTAGGAGAAATCACAAGTAAAATAGAAAACgtaaaaatcagaaaaatcaaaTAAATTTCTCAAATAAACTGCCATAAATCTGGTAGGATATTTTGATTCATGCCACTCAAATAAACATATTTCTTCAACCACAGAAATAGATTGTAGATATAGATGTTGttgaacaaataaattatagacaAATTTAGACAAATACTCAAATCTACTCAAGATGCAGATTTATATATTCAAATAAACTATAGATAGTAGTAACCACTCTACTCCTACTAATTTAAAAAAGGCTCAGGATAGTGCAGTAGATACATATGCTTGAACATCTTAGTATGCTCAAATATGATACATCGTTGAAACCAAAGGAGCTACGTGGTATAGATGCATATGAATATAAAGTAAATCTGACATAACAAAATAGAAGTTATTAAAAATGTCACCAGAATGCTTGACACATCCACCAGTCTACTACTAATTTATACAAGGCCCATGATAGCGCAGCAGATACAAATGTTATTGAACATCTCGGTATCCTCAAATTTGATACAACATTGAAATCAAAGGAGCTATGTGGTATAGATGCAGAGGAATATAAAGTCTTGAAAATGTTGCCTTCCGGCTGGCGTTCTGAGATGAAACTGATGCATAGAATAAGTAAGGCCTGCAGCAACAACAAGTTGTCAGCACCAATAGCAAGGCAAGCTTTCAGCACCAAACAAGCATTTAGAAATAATATACATAAGAAATTCTTTATATGGCTAGCATGCATTTTTCAGTCTGCAACTTTGTAAGGAACAATGCTATTTTTCAATCTGTTATTGGTTGAAAGAAGATTGTTGAATGATTTTTTGCTTACCAGACAACTGAAGGCTATTGCATCTAACACCTAAGTCAAGGACATCACATCTGAAAATATTGCAGAAATTAGTAAATGTGGCCATGAAGCAAAAAAAGTTGTAGAAATTGAGTGCTTTATATAACTACCTGCCTGTCGATCTCGTTCCTAAGCCACAACAATCGGACACGTGGCCTCTGGCTGTTCAGAAATATTTCTCTGTTCTCCTCACACTTAAACATGCTCATTGCCGCTGCCATCTCCTCTTTAGTTAACTCTTCCATCGACTCTAACACACGAACACACTTCCCAATACAATATTCTTCCTTCTTGTTACATCCCTCATCTTGCTGATCAATCTGATTTACCACATCAAGCAACTTATCATTATGTTGCCTTTTGTAATCCAAATATTCCTCAAGAACCCCAGCAATCTGAATTTTCTTACGCTTCCTTCCATGACTCTCCACTCATTGTTCTAAAGATGTCGGGGTGCGTTCATGTCCACCAATCTCAACATGGGTACTTGAAGCTGCCAACCCATGCAAATTTGAAGAGATTTGGTTCAAATTAGGGTTAACCCTAGGGTCATCATCAATCCTGAAAGAGCTCATAGCTTCAACTTCATCTTGAATATATAATTGTTGTCAGGATGATGTATTTTGCTGAGTTGATGTAAAATTGAGATCACCGGTGGCACAGCTGCCATCATAGAGTGCTGACAAGTGATTATACAAAGAGAATGGCCTTGACTGAAATTTCTTGACCTTTGGATTACTCTATTCATTATAGAAAAAAGTATACTGCAATTAGATTGTAACCAAAATCAAAAGTAAATAAAAATGATTAGTCAAATGAAATAAGAATGGTTAGTCAAAAACTTACGACAATTATATTTTCCCATATTGGTGGTTCCACGATGATCATACCCATGGCCTCATTCCATCCAACACCACTTTTCTTGCGAGCTTCCTTCAACACCTTATAATTTGCCTTAAGTTTCTTTCTTTTTCCTGAATCTATGTCTTTGTAAACTTAGCCAACGGGCACTTCTCACTGAACATTTGTGTCATAGAACGCCAACCTTATGGTGCCCAACCATTCTAGCCATGTTACTTCACATGATTGTGCTCGTGCAAGATGTCAACAAGAATCTTCTCATAGTTCATATTCCACGAAGCTCTAGCCATGACTACATAGTATACAATAGCCAATGACTATTACATCAAAATAATACTAATGATTATTATAATCATTCCACATCTGCATAGCAATTTGATCTCTAAGAGCATTTCCAGCATTGGACTAACTACTATACTGATAATTGCTATCTACCTCTGGTAATTCAACAAATTGGTCTAGAATTGATGTTAGTTGAGTGCTAATCTAACCATCCATCTTCACCATTTAAACCTCTAATCATGTTATGAAATGAAACTGCTGTTGATGGAATCAAAACCTGAGTCTCTATGGGATAAAAGGTGCCACTTTGAGGATGGGAAATCGCTTCTTTAAGACACCAATGGACCTTTCTATGTGGTCACGAAGGAGGACATGAGAATGATTAAATAACTCCTTATAATCAGCATATACAGTACTCGACCCTCACCTCCGATATTCACTGAGATGGTAAGAAACTCCTCTATATGGGGCAACAAAAAGGAGTGTTTGCATATCCCCCATCTACAAGATAGTATTTACCATATGGCACTCCGAAAACCCTTTCTTAAAGTTGATTGAAGAACCCCCCGCATCAGATGCGAACCCTTCCCATGCACATGAGATGAATGTGAAATTCAAATCAAAGTCGCACGCCAACATCATGTTTTGAGAAAGGGTTCCTTTTCGATTTCTAAATGGAGGGGCTCTCTCTTCACTAATAGTTATGAGGACGTGTGTCCCATCAATTGCACCAATGCAATTCTGAAAGTAAGGCAAAACCGAGGATTGGATGTAATCTTCACATGTGGCTGGTTTACACTTATGAGCTTCACAAATCTTTGAGTTAGAGTAGGGATTATACCAAAGAATTCACTTATATTTCTATGTATGGTTTCTCCTCTATCCTGAAATTCTTTTTGCAAGATCGCATTGCTAGCATTTTGAGATAACAGGTACATGAATATCCCAAGATGCCCCTCAATGCTCATATTTGAAGTGTCTTGCAATGGTCCTTCCCTTCTAAGATAGCTTGCTACAGCTCTAAAGATCTCTGGCTCCATTCGAAACTCAGATTTGTACCAGATCTCATGACCATCGAGCATTTCTCTAATTTTTTGTGCACCACTATGACAATAAGTGTGTACTGGTCTCTTTTCAGAATAAAGGGAAGCATATATAGCTGGAACTGACACAAAAATaactcatcatcatcttcctcctCCTATTTCAAATGTTTCCTTATCAACTCAAATCTAGAACCCATTTGTTAGTATCCCTAAAACAAAAAAGTTCTGAGAAATAATTTGTCAAATAAGATATTCGCATACTACAAGGCTATAAACAAAAGGCAAAAGAAGTTCTTGAGATTCAGACTAGAACTTCACAGATATTCCATGTGGTTCATGTTTCATCTGATCTAGTGGAAGATGTTGTAGACCAACCTTAGAAGACTAGTAGATATTGTGCATGGGCTTGATTTCTCTACATGAAATAACAGACCTTGAACCAATAAAGAAACTGGAAGTAGCAGCACAAGCATGGTTGAGCAAAAAGACATTGTGCTGCCATCTCTACAGGAAAAAGGTATTGCTTTCTTCTGTAAGTGCAATATATAGGAGGTAGAGCGGAAAGCTCAGACTCAAAATGCATATGTACTGAACATGTTGGTCATAAAATTACAGGGGGTGTTGGTTGCAGAGATACTGCACAAAggggctgaaagtcgcctagaggggggtgaataggcggaatctgaaaattataaacttaagcacacactacaagtcggggttagcgttagaaatgaattcgagtctgaaagagacgggaaaacaaatcaaccaacaaataaagtggatgaacacgttgatttgttttaccgaggttcggttctaaagaacctagtcctcgttgaggtggtcacaaagaccgggtctctttcaaccctttccctctctcaaacggtcacctagaccgagtgagctttctccttaatcaaacgggtcacttagaccccgcaaggaccaccacacacttggtgtatcttgcttttattacaagtcactttggaacaagaatgaggaaggaagaaagcgatccaagcaacaagagcacaaagaacacgaacaaacactctctcaagtcattaGGTGGTTGGAATAAATTTTGGCACTTGgtaaggctttgatcttttgatttgtgcctaggagtgaatgcactagctcttgtattgaatgagaaactcagaaaacttggatgcttgaagtggtggtgattgggggggtatttatagccctcaaccaccaaacaaccgtttgggagggctgctgtcgatgggtgcaccggacagtccagtgcgccaccggacactgtccggtgcgccagccacgtcacccagccaTTAGGGTTTGGGagctgtcgaccgttggaggctttgtcttctagtggcactggacagtccggtgccgcaccggacaggcactattcagtgtccggtgcgcctcggaCCTCTGTTCTAACTTCTGCCGCACACTGTAGCACTGTCAGGGGCACTGTTGCAGTCGACCTTTACGctggtagccgttactccgctggggcaccggacagtccagtgaattatagcgaagagcacctgaagaaacccgagagtggctagctGGACTCTGTacagtcctggtgcaccggacactgtccggtgcgccagaccagagcacactcggtttctttgctcctttgaatttgatccctaacttcaatcttttattggtttgtgttgaatctttatgcacctgtacaacatataatctagagtaaactagttagtccaatatttgtgttgggcattcaaccaccaaaataaatactgggaaaaggttaagcctatttccctttcaatctccccctttttggtggttgatgccaacacaaactaaagcaaatatataagtgcagaaatgaactagtttgcataaggtaagtgcataggtcacttggaattaaactaatttattgtttcactagatatgcatggattgctttcttatatttattattttggaccatgcttgcaccacttgttttgtttttgcaaattctttttggaaagtcttttcaaaatccttttgcaattagtcagaggtatatgaataagattgcaagaagcattttcaagttttgaaatttctcccctgtttcaaatgcttttcctttgactgaccaaaactccccctgaatgaaattctcctcttagttttcaagaggattTTACCAATTTTTTAAAATactaaccaattgaaaaatttatttgaaaacatagttagataccaatttgaaaactttCAAAATGAAGTGTTAGGTTTTAAattgtggtggtgcagtccttttgctttgggcttaatactttctccccctttggcatgaatcgccaaaaatggagactttgagagccctttttattttctctcccattggtacaagtaaatatgagtgaaaagattataccaatttgagagtggtGTGAGTAACGACGAAGAATAAATGATACCGGcaaagtggagtggaagccttgtcttcgtcgagtactccatttccctttcactctacgacttagcatagaaatgcacttgaaaacacattagtcgtagtcataaGCAATTTCGGTATCCCTTGTCTTGCAtatgctaattgttctttggtgctaacataagcaatttcggtatccccctttgttggtgatctctcaaaaagtgataccgaatgtctatgtgcttagtgcggttgtgttcaacaggattatctgccatgcagattgcactctcgttgtcacataggagagggactttgctcaatttgtagccatagtccctgttggggacttgttctcaaatgctatgagttaagaacaaggcaacatagaagatGTTAgtcattaaagtccttcgtccttcgaaacattatctccttcggggataatgggtcttggacgaaggctgataagagcataattacgaagtttaagtcttcgtaataaaatttcagtaaaaattataagataacataaaaaggTATAAAAGGGATAGATACATCATAGACAAATTACATTGTATCTATTTAATATATTGAGTcactgaatacaataatacctataccttggcaaaaggttggattccagaagatgcgattgcaataatTTGAATCCCTGAACCATAATGGAATaccgttcactatttataggcacaggacgcaacctgtgaAAAATTACAAGtaagccccttataaaagcttacaacattgactcagacctttatggactaaaaggtcattctatctttacgtcggtttgcaataccgaagcttcacaaagaggaaccttcggccattttatacaaacagcttccgcCGAAGACTGCTTCTccctgtaagaccttcggcgatgaagcataggcccaacagtagcccctttcgcggtgctagatcgtttttcgtaacgagcttgatccgtgaaaaaagtctcttaagcttcggaacgccgaaggtctaaaaaacaccttccttgagctcgttgtcgagaaacgattcaatctcccagggcgcagcggccccaccttgcagagttactgttcggtctctgcggtccaccacgcagcgagtgtgagcgggtgtccgcctggtgtaaaaattctggcgcttcgccttcttacctgcagcactatataaacagacgagtaggtgtaaagttaccacagcattcattgctatttgcactgttttgctgccaaaatttttaaccatcgccgaagcttgtctgtcggaatcgaacgaagctccagtttgaagcctgcttcgtcagaaaaaacttcggaagaagaaagtgttaaatttccacatattcataattaaatggccagagtgcgttctactgccagggttgagcgtgagggagacgaaactgaagcttcggagactgttcccatctccgaagccatgcaacgatccgggctggtagtttctgaagagatccctagtgaagatgcagaacaagcacaacaagcacctgccggagtagaagaagaagttattgaggaaactgatcccgaagacgattatcgtattgccatgccaagtaagcccagccacttggactttggaaaatccaccgtttcgaaggctgatctctccaaaatggtaaagtcaggctttttcaatgaagaccagaagaagctactacgcttcgggggagaagagactaccccgaagccggaaaaggatgaaattgtcatttttaagagctttttaaaggctggattaagattcccccttcatgggattattgcagaggtgctgaagaggttcggtatctattttcaccaactgacccctaacgctatcgttaggctcagtgtttatatctgggcactccgaagccaagcagtggagccattcgcggacagcttttgccgggttcacgagctgcattatcagacgaaggctagaaaggatggattgcatgacaattttggttgctacaattttgcttatcggaaaactacgaagtttcctgtaatcagctatcggagtaaatgggcagcagggtggaagtctgagtggttctatgtcaaggttaatgatgacaaggagaagctcgtgcaaagtccactcgaactaatcttcggagagacccgacctctctgcaacatgtcagtagacggtcccacacaacaagcaatgaatgaattcagaattgttgcagatcatattagtacaagagacctggttcaggagttcttggctttccaagtttttcctagtttaaaagaatgggaaatgccgaagctgaaggggaaaaagaaagaaggtgaacttgtgcgtttgccttactattacaaatttaagaaatactttaaaacaccttgccaagagtggctggagacaattgaagcaatgtgcaacgaaatacttgggaactattccaaaaaagaagatcaattaatgaccgcggccttcggcacccgtccgaagcggagactaaaccgagtgctggacgccctgggtttcgaataccctgattacgaagatctgaacaaaggtgccggaggccaaaaaaggaaaaggataactgaagtcttaaatgaaggtgaaaaagagccattaaagaagaaaattccgaagaagaggaaagcttcttctccgaagcaacaaatatccgaagcagaagaaacccccgcatcaccttctgctgctgtcgttgaggaaattctgaaggtaatgactgaatccttacctgcgaagctaagtccactgggccctcaactgacaaagttttttcagaaggacaaggagcccgaaaaattgaagaaaacaatcaaggccaagaaacaaagaattatcactgtgacagaggtaatcgacaagacgccgccaagagcttcagcccagaaaacacaAGCAGCTGCAGAGGGGacggatattgaaattgcaccttcggaggccgcagctgccgaagctgcctcagctgaagatttgaatctggagagcacaattgaaca
This portion of the Zea mays cultivar B73 chromosome 2, Zm-B73-REFERENCE-NAM-5.0, whole genome shotgun sequence genome encodes:
- the LOC103649013 gene encoding ankyrin repeat-containing protein At5g02620-like; the encoded protein is MVERRAKKRMVFVMNKLMWLVCLFISVAFIALTYVVVGHDDWWLAWCTMGIGAAIMLTTLGSMCYCIVAHRLEEKNTRKIRRASASQSRGSWSRSVDSDKEILNSEYKTKMYAL